Proteins found in one Methanothermobacter thermautotrophicus genomic segment:
- a CDS encoding coenzyme F420-0:L-glutamate ligase, with translation MSQDYLTVPVVTGYIRPGEGFSEIIERAGALAMDGDFLVISETPVSVAQGNLVDESRFRPSITALMLADIWSKYIWGYLLGPILGMKRRTIMNLRRLPPEARAHKEVVLRYYGLKHALKPASEAGIDLSNVPGTLVSLLPENPGEAANFIASEIRRKFGADVTTVIIDTDATYSILGRYFTSLPIAVPGIRSDTGFLGYLAGRFAGRTWPTPLASSRPVKLEVLLEVASAAEEYHRRNAGRATVYDMAREFSDRPGNITVEMLSSVEHTPAVIVRPP, from the coding sequence ATGTCCCAGGATTACCTGACAGTGCCCGTGGTGACGGGTTACATAAGACCCGGTGAGGGGTTCTCAGAGATCATCGAGAGGGCCGGTGCGCTTGCAATGGATGGTGATTTCCTGGTAATCTCAGAGACACCGGTCTCGGTTGCCCAGGGAAACCTGGTCGATGAATCCCGGTTCAGACCATCCATAACCGCGTTGATGCTGGCAGATATCTGGTCAAAGTACATATGGGGGTACCTTCTCGGTCCGATCCTCGGCATGAAGAGGAGGACCATAATGAACCTCAGAAGACTGCCGCCCGAGGCAAGGGCACATAAGGAGGTTGTCCTGAGATACTATGGACTTAAACATGCCCTTAAGCCTGCTTCCGAGGCCGGTATTGATCTGAGTAATGTGCCGGGAACCCTTGTTTCTCTTCTACCTGAAAATCCTGGTGAAGCGGCGAACTTTATTGCCAGCGAGATCAGACGAAAATTCGGTGCAGATGTTACCACTGTCATAATCGATACCGATGCAACCTACAGTATACTTGGAAGGTACTTCACCTCACTCCCCATCGCTGTGCCTGGCATAAGGTCAGATACAGGGTTTCTGGGTTACCTTGCAGGACGGTTCGCTGGAAGAACCTGGCCCACACCCCTCGCATCATCAAGGCCCGTTAAACTGGAAGTTCTCCTCGAGGTTGCATCAGCTGCAGAGGAATACCACCGCAGGAATGCCGGGAGGGCCACGGTCTATGATATGGCCAGGGAATTCAGTGACAGACCAGGGAATATCACAGTGGAGATGCTATCCTCAGTTGAACACACACCGGCGGTTATTGTAAGACCCCCATGA
- the tfe gene encoding transcription factor E, translating into MIDEQVLQELIHEIITEEEEEEAIPVLECLMKGKVTDEEISEKTQLKLNIVRRILYKLYDAGVASYKRSKDPETQWYTYTWKFEPEKVTEMIRRKHSEIVRKLREALDFEENNMFFVCVNGHYRFTFDEATEENFKCPECGSKMEFMDNSEIIQKIKEELSLYENNGFDSTDTTVNS; encoded by the coding sequence TTGATTGATGAGCAGGTGCTACAAGAGTTGATCCATGAAATTATCACTGAAGAGGAAGAGGAAGAGGCCATACCAGTTCTGGAGTGCCTCATGAAGGGCAAGGTAACAGATGAGGAGATATCAGAGAAAACCCAGCTTAAACTCAACATAGTCAGAAGGATACTTTACAAGCTCTACGATGCCGGTGTGGCGAGTTACAAGAGGAGCAAGGATCCTGAAACACAGTGGTACACCTACACATGGAAATTTGAGCCTGAGAAGGTTACAGAGATGATAAGAAGGAAGCACAGTGAGATAGTCCGAAAGCTCAGGGAAGCCCTTGACTTTGAGGAAAACAACATGTTCTTTGTATGTGTGAATGGCCACTACAGATTCACATTTGATGAGGCCACCGAAGAAAACTTCAAATGCCCTGAATGCGGCTCTAAAATGGAATTCATGGATAACTCTGAGATAATACAGAAAATAAAGGAAGAACTCAGCCTTTATGAGAACAACGGATTCGACTCAACAGACACGACAGTAAACTCCTAG
- a CDS encoding TIGR00295 family protein: MSIRLLRIVGCPEWVIDHSLAVRKKALELSRDLPVDRRLVEEGALLHDIGRCRTDGVEHAVEGARILEGFGYPPEVVRIVERHVGAGITPEEAEALGLPPGDYMPRTLEEKIVAHADNLINGSDEVDINFVIKKWSDRLGEKHPSIERLKKLHEELLGHP; the protein is encoded by the coding sequence TTGAGCATCCGTTTACTTCGAATTGTTGGATGTCCAGAGTGGGTGATAGATCACTCCCTTGCGGTCAGAAAAAAGGCCCTCGAGTTATCACGTGACCTGCCGGTTGACAGGAGGCTTGTGGAGGAGGGCGCCCTTCTTCATGATATAGGCCGCTGCAGGACAGACGGTGTTGAGCATGCCGTCGAGGGTGCCCGTATACTTGAAGGATTCGGTTACCCCCCTGAGGTTGTGAGGATAGTTGAAAGACACGTGGGGGCGGGTATAACCCCAGAGGAGGCAGAGGCCCTTGGACTTCCACCAGGGGACTACATGCCAAGGACCCTCGAGGAAAAGATTGTTGCGCATGCAGATAACCTTATCAATGGTTCTGATGAAGTTGATATCAACTTTGTAATTAAAAAATGGTCTGATCGCCTCGGTGAAAAACACCCCTCAATAGAGAGACTTAAAAAGCTCCATGAAGAGCTTCTGGGACACCCCTAG
- a CDS encoding glutamate synthase-related protein, translating to MCPDCPSYPDHGDDEILFCAGGSSRYYVEERGCLCASCPVYQSYGLKELYFCNTESLNGIRMRRQRRSEEDREYLKIVQIKRIAHGGDVPVESMGSEKRLPVGLDDIHFLPAQVSSIPLNAEDPVKTDVIIGVESERPLRLRSPIIISGMSYGAVSEKTRIAIASVAARLKIGFNSGEGGILHEEMDKAGDYLIIQYSTGRFGITRDVLRGAAAIEIRFGQGAYPGKGSYLPPDKISPDVARVRGLEPGEGSYSPAHHPDIRNQKELEEKVEELRKISRGAPIGAKIGCGNVEDDVKALLDAGVDFISIDGFGGGTGAVNPHIRDNTGIPIIAALPRAVKTIINEGHGERVSLIAGGGLRTAADMAKCLALGADAVYTGTATLIAINCQQHRLCHTGRCPTGITTHDPDLLKHMDLERAIEGLENFIRVSTAEIADFTRITGKDDVKKLNHEDLVALKKDVAELTGVKWLKGT from the coding sequence CTGTGCCCGGATTGTCCCAGCTACCCGGATCATGGTGACGACGAAATTCTCTTCTGTGCAGGAGGGAGCAGCCGCTACTATGTTGAGGAAAGGGGGTGCCTCTGTGCATCATGCCCCGTGTACCAGAGTTATGGCCTCAAGGAGCTTTACTTCTGTAACACAGAATCTCTGAATGGTATAAGGATGAGGAGACAGAGGAGATCCGAGGAAGACCGTGAATACCTCAAAATAGTCCAGATAAAAAGGATAGCCCATGGCGGTGATGTGCCGGTTGAGTCCATGGGATCCGAAAAGAGGCTGCCTGTGGGACTTGATGATATACACTTCCTGCCCGCCCAGGTATCATCCATACCCCTAAATGCAGAGGACCCTGTTAAAACCGATGTGATAATCGGGGTCGAATCAGAGAGGCCCCTGAGACTCAGATCCCCCATAATAATAAGTGGTATGAGCTACGGGGCGGTTTCAGAGAAGACCCGTATTGCCATCGCATCCGTTGCAGCCAGACTGAAGATCGGATTCAACTCAGGTGAGGGTGGAATACTCCATGAGGAAATGGATAAGGCCGGTGATTACCTCATAATCCAGTATTCAACCGGAAGGTTCGGTATCACCAGGGATGTGCTCAGGGGCGCTGCTGCAATAGAGATAAGATTTGGTCAGGGCGCATATCCCGGGAAAGGGAGTTATCTCCCTCCAGACAAGATAAGCCCCGATGTTGCAAGGGTCCGTGGCCTTGAGCCAGGGGAGGGGTCATATTCCCCTGCACACCACCCTGATATACGGAATCAGAAGGAACTTGAGGAAAAGGTTGAAGAGCTCAGGAAAATTAGCAGGGGAGCGCCCATAGGTGCCAAGATAGGGTGCGGCAACGTAGAGGATGATGTTAAGGCCCTGCTTGATGCTGGAGTAGATTTTATAAGTATTGATGGTTTTGGTGGTGGTACCGGGGCTGTTAATCCACATATAAGGGACAACACCGGCATCCCCATCATCGCAGCCCTGCCAAGGGCCGTTAAGACCATCATAAATGAGGGTCATGGTGAGAGGGTGTCCCTCATTGCTGGTGGGGGTCTAAGGACAGCCGCAGACATGGCAAAGTGCCTCGCCCTGGGCGCTGATGCTGTCTACACAGGTACCGCGACACTCATAGCCATCAACTGTCAGCAGCACAGGTTATGTCACACCGGAAGGTGTCCGACAGGGATAACAACCCATGACCCTGACCTCCTGAAACACATGGATCTGGAAAGGGCCATTGAAGGCCTTGAAAACTTCATAAGGGTTTCTACGGCTGAGATTGCCGACTTTACCAGGATAACTGGAAAGGATGATGTGAAAAAACTGAACCATGAGGACCTGGTTGCCCTTAAAAAGGATGTTGCCGAATTAACAGGCGTAAAATGGCTGAAAGGTACTTAA
- a CDS encoding DUF5591 domain-containing protein produces the protein MKVICSIEESLHRPEAVRWRERMRLMRPMGDVVVVLPCSMKKPYSTSKSHRKFTRLTRGFQELILTSPFGICPRELENTYPISSYDVSTIGEWSHEEKKLVGDVLREYVGDLDVIAHVDGGYLEVCMEYLDSFTPTSMESRPTSPEALERLKRELKGYDKIPARKRLLHMLRSVAVYQFGPGGERIIPEDCRVTGRYHRKILKSDGTQIGTFMMDRGLISLSPEGGRSLHRLGLKWVEIDFKLESSTLFAPGVSDADREIIPGDEVVIVHEGEVAGVGRAVLSGDEMVRAERGVAVRVRRRNA, from the coding sequence ATGAAGGTCATATGTTCAATCGAGGAATCCCTCCACAGACCTGAGGCTGTCAGGTGGCGGGAGAGAATGAGGTTAATGAGGCCCATGGGAGATGTTGTTGTGGTGCTGCCCTGCAGCATGAAAAAGCCCTACTCAACCTCAAAGTCCCACAGAAAATTTACGAGGCTCACCAGGGGCTTCCAGGAACTCATACTGACATCACCCTTTGGGATATGCCCCCGGGAACTTGAAAACACCTACCCCATCTCCTCCTATGACGTATCAACCATCGGGGAGTGGTCCCATGAGGAAAAGAAACTGGTGGGTGATGTCCTGAGGGAATATGTGGGTGACCTTGATGTCATAGCCCACGTGGATGGAGGTTACCTTGAGGTCTGCATGGAGTACCTTGACTCATTCACGCCAACCAGCATGGAATCACGTCCAACCTCACCTGAGGCCCTGGAGAGGCTTAAGAGGGAACTGAAGGGTTATGATAAGATCCCTGCCCGGAAGAGGCTGCTGCACATGCTTCGTTCGGTTGCTGTCTACCAGTTTGGACCCGGCGGAGAAAGGATCATACCGGAGGATTGCCGTGTAACCGGAAGGTACCACCGGAAGATCCTCAAATCCGACGGCACCCAGATAGGAACCTTCATGATGGACCGCGGGCTCATCTCGCTATCACCGGAGGGTGGGAGATCCCTCCACAGACTCGGATTGAAGTGGGTTGAGATAGATTTCAAACTTGAAAGCAGCACACTCTTTGCACCGGGTGTTTCTGATGCCGACAGGGAAATCATACCCGGTGATGAGGTGGTCATAGTGCACGAAGGAGAAGTTGCAGGTGTTGGGAGGGCTGTGCTCAGCGGAGATGAAATGGTGAGGGCTGAAAGGGGTGTGGCAGTCAGGGTAAGGCGAAGGAATGCTTGA
- a CDS encoding metal-sulfur cluster assembly factor, with the protein MSEELLEKVKEALKKVADPHMGISIVEMGLVENIEIEEKGETIAKITIRPTNPGCMSAARMAMDARNVAEQVEGIDRAEITVEGHMMADAISEMVNK; encoded by the coding sequence ATGTCAGAAGAACTCCTGGAAAAGGTTAAGGAAGCTCTCAAGAAGGTTGCAGACCCACACATGGGCATAAGTATCGTGGAGATGGGTCTTGTTGAGAACATCGAAATCGAAGAGAAGGGTGAAACCATAGCAAAGATAACCATCCGGCCCACAAATCCGGGATGCATGAGCGCAGCGAGGATGGCGATGGATGCAAGGAACGTTGCCGAGCAGGTTGAAGGGATTGACCGGGCCGAAATCACGGTGGAAGGCCACATGATGGCCGATGCCATAAGTGAAATGGTGAACAAATAG
- a CDS encoding adenylate kinase gives MTGVPGIVAVVGVPGTGKTTVCQILSRIVRHTYINYGELMLQVAGEWNLAENLEDLFNLSLDQQHLIWVEAARRIRRLDYVLMDLHGIDLSPLGYLISLPVDLITPDIIVILESEPQSIFERRLVDSKRRVMESPGSIREHMELLRTSMFVCSAILGSLVSIVENNDPHEAALEILRIIEAAGDATTLP, from the coding sequence ATGACAGGGGTCCCGGGGATCGTTGCGGTTGTTGGAGTTCCAGGTACCGGTAAAACAACCGTATGCCAGATCCTATCCCGGATTGTGAGGCACACCTACATAAATTATGGGGAACTGATGCTCCAGGTTGCAGGTGAGTGGAACCTTGCAGAAAACCTGGAGGACCTCTTCAACCTCTCCCTGGATCAGCAGCACCTTATCTGGGTTGAAGCCGCCCGCAGGATAAGGCGACTGGATTATGTGCTTATGGATCTCCATGGAATAGATCTTTCTCCACTGGGTTACCTTATTTCTCTCCCGGTTGACCTAATAACCCCGGACATCATTGTAATCCTTGAATCGGAGCCCCAGAGTATATTTGAGAGGAGGCTGGTTGATTCGAAGAGGAGGGTCATGGAGAGTCCTGGGAGTATCAGGGAGCATATGGAATTGCTCAGGACGTCCATGTTCGTGTGTTCAGCAATCCTTGGCTCACTGGTCAGCATAGTGGAAAACAATGACCCCCATGAGGCCGCCCTTGAGATCCTGAGGATAATTGAAGCTGCAGGGGATGCTACCACCCTCCCCTGA
- the trpD gene encoding anthranilate phosphoribosyltransferase — MRFRRLIAGIMDFRNLTEDEAYSLMEMIMAGELDDIKIAAILTALAMKGETVDEITGFARAMRDKALKVRVPGSLEVVDSCGTGGDSFRSYNISTAAAIIAAAAGVRVAKHGNRAVTGSCGGADILEAAGVNIELDADAAARSLTEVGISFMFAPLFHRATARVAGVRRALGFKTVFNILGPLTSPAAAEIQLLGVFDPQLVGPVAEVLRNLGTRRAMVVHGFDANLNPALDEISTAGPTLVAFLEDDEIRIDRLMPTDFGVEAGRLEHLRAGSTPHENLEMFMDVLSGRDDTPAKKSRLDVALANAGALIYLAGLADALPEGTETARRTVKSGAALKLLKEFASYTWSEKSAVIS; from the coding sequence ATGAGATTCAGGAGGCTTATCGCAGGGATAATGGACTTCAGGAACCTCACCGAGGATGAGGCCTACAGTCTGATGGAGATGATAATGGCCGGTGAACTTGATGATATAAAAATAGCAGCAATACTAACGGCCCTTGCCATGAAGGGGGAAACTGTGGATGAGATAACAGGCTTCGCACGGGCCATGCGGGATAAAGCCCTCAAGGTCAGGGTTCCAGGGTCCCTTGAGGTCGTTGATTCCTGCGGGACAGGGGGCGACAGCTTCAGATCATACAATATAAGCACAGCAGCCGCCATAATAGCAGCAGCCGCAGGTGTGAGGGTTGCAAAGCATGGTAACAGGGCTGTCACAGGATCCTGTGGGGGTGCAGATATACTGGAGGCTGCAGGTGTGAACATAGAGCTGGATGCAGATGCAGCTGCAAGATCCCTCACTGAGGTCGGCATCTCATTCATGTTTGCACCATTATTCCACAGGGCAACTGCCAGGGTGGCCGGAGTAAGGAGGGCCCTGGGCTTCAAGACGGTTTTCAACATACTGGGACCCCTGACGTCCCCTGCTGCCGCTGAAATACAGCTCCTAGGAGTATTTGATCCTCAGCTTGTGGGTCCGGTGGCTGAGGTACTCAGGAACCTTGGAACACGCCGCGCCATGGTTGTCCATGGATTCGATGCAAACCTTAACCCTGCCCTGGATGAGATATCAACGGCTGGCCCCACCCTGGTGGCATTCCTTGAGGATGATGAAATCAGGATCGATAGACTGATGCCCACTGACTTTGGAGTTGAGGCAGGGAGACTTGAACATCTGAGGGCAGGTTCAACCCCCCATGAGAACCTTGAGATGTTCATGGATGTACTCAGTGGACGCGATGATACCCCTGCAAAGAAATCAAGACTCGATGTTGCCCTTGCAAATGCAGGGGCCCTGATCTATCTTGCAGGGCTTGCTGACGCACTTCCTGAGGGAACAGAGACGGCAAGAAGAACAGTTAAATCTGGAGCTGCCCTGAAGCTCCTCAAAGAATTTGCATCATACACATGGAGTGAGAAGTCAGCGGTTATTAGCTAG
- the trpA gene encoding tryptophan synthase subunit alpha, whose protein sequence is MILVSGVRAMSYAEMFRRADGCAFVPFVVAGDPDMETSIEIIRTLVDAGADGLEIGFPFSDPIADGASVQGADLRALRAGMTTEKCFQLIERVREFTSIPIGLLVYYNLIYRMGVDEFYRRAAEAGVTGILSADLPPEEASDALRAAEKYGVDQIFIVAPTTGSERLKRISQVSAGFHYLVSVMGVTGARSRVEDATIELIERVKADGSLPVMVGFGVSRPEHVRMLVDAGADGVIVGSAIIDVISENLGDRDLMLRRIHKMAANLKAAGGLE, encoded by the coding sequence ATGATTTTGGTATCAGGAGTTAGAGCAATGAGTTATGCTGAGATGTTCAGGAGGGCAGATGGATGTGCCTTCGTCCCCTTCGTCGTTGCAGGGGACCCTGACATGGAGACATCCATTGAGATCATAAGGACCCTTGTGGATGCAGGGGCAGATGGTCTTGAAATAGGCTTCCCCTTCTCTGACCCAATAGCCGACGGTGCAAGCGTTCAGGGGGCTGATCTGCGGGCCCTCAGGGCAGGCATGACAACAGAGAAGTGCTTCCAGCTTATAGAGAGGGTCAGGGAATTCACCTCCATACCCATAGGCCTCCTGGTATACTACAATCTGATCTACAGGATGGGTGTTGATGAGTTCTACCGGAGGGCTGCAGAAGCAGGGGTCACAGGGATACTCTCAGCGGACCTCCCACCTGAGGAGGCCTCAGATGCACTCAGGGCCGCTGAAAAATATGGTGTAGACCAGATATTCATAGTTGCACCAACAACCGGTAGTGAACGCCTCAAGAGGATCTCTCAGGTATCAGCGGGATTCCATTACCTCGTATCGGTGATGGGGGTCACCGGTGCACGATCAAGGGTTGAGGATGCAACGATTGAACTCATAGAGAGGGTTAAGGCTGATGGAAGCCTCCCTGTCATGGTTGGTTTCGGTGTCTCAAGACCCGAACATGTGAGGATGCTGGTGGATGCAGGAGCCGATGGGGTTATCGTTGGAAGCGCCATCATAGACGTGATATCCGAGAACCTGGGGGACAGGGATCTCATGTTACGGAGGATCCATAAGATGGCGGCCAATCTTAAAGCCGCAGGAGGATTAGAATGA
- the trpB gene encoding tryptophan synthase subunit beta → MIMDGKFGKYGGIFVPELLIPALEELERAFLNYRDDRKFMAELEYHLREYAGRPTGLYYARNLSEKLGCRVYLKREDMLHTGAHKINNTIGQALLAGYMGKTRLIAETGAGQHGIATAVAGALFGMDVDIYMGTEDVERQKLNVFRMEVSGARVIPVDSGSRTLKDAINEAMRDWISNVDDTHYLIGSTMGPHPYPTMVKHFQSVIGMEARKQILEAEGELPDTVIACVGGGSNAIGIFSAFMDDDIELIGAEGGGEGIESGSHGATLSAGSEGILHGSLSYVLQDDDGQINEAHSVSAGLDYPGVGPEHAHLMDTGRARYEPVTDTEALRGFRLLSKYEGIMPALESAHAIACLEKYAEKPENKGKTVIVNLSGRGDKDMFMVAGLLGGDDFGIRS, encoded by the coding sequence ATGATAATGGATGGAAAATTCGGTAAATATGGAGGCATATTCGTGCCGGAGCTTCTTATACCAGCCCTTGAGGAACTTGAGAGGGCCTTCCTCAATTACAGGGATGACAGGAAGTTCATGGCTGAACTAGAATACCATCTTAGGGAGTATGCTGGAAGGCCCACGGGCCTCTACTATGCCAGGAACCTGTCAGAGAAACTTGGATGCAGGGTGTACCTCAAGAGGGAGGACATGCTGCACACAGGGGCCCACAAGATAAACAACACCATAGGCCAAGCCCTCCTTGCAGGGTACATGGGCAAGACCAGGCTCATAGCCGAGACAGGGGCCGGGCAGCACGGGATAGCCACTGCAGTTGCAGGGGCCCTGTTTGGAATGGACGTTGACATCTACATGGGTACAGAGGATGTTGAGAGGCAGAAGCTCAATGTATTCAGGATGGAGGTATCGGGGGCACGGGTCATACCGGTTGATTCAGGCTCAAGGACCCTTAAGGACGCCATAAACGAGGCCATGAGGGACTGGATCAGCAACGTGGATGACACCCACTACCTCATAGGTTCCACCATGGGCCCCCACCCCTACCCTACCATGGTGAAACACTTCCAGAGCGTCATAGGAATGGAGGCGAGGAAACAGATACTCGAAGCCGAGGGTGAACTCCCCGACACTGTGATAGCCTGTGTGGGGGGTGGAAGCAATGCCATAGGCATCTTTTCGGCCTTCATGGACGATGATATTGAACTCATAGGTGCAGAGGGGGGCGGTGAAGGTATAGAGTCAGGCAGTCACGGAGCCACCCTCTCTGCCGGTTCAGAGGGAATCCTCCATGGTTCACTGTCCTATGTACTTCAGGATGATGATGGGCAGATAAACGAGGCCCATTCCGTCTCAGCTGGCCTCGATTATCCGGGTGTTGGACCAGAACACGCCCATCTCATGGATACAGGCAGGGCAAGGTATGAGCCGGTAACAGACACTGAGGCACTCAGGGGCTTCAGGCTTCTCTCTAAATATGAGGGTATAATGCCGGCCCTTGAAAGTGCCCATGCAATAGCCTGCCTTGAAAAGTACGCTGAGAAACCAGAGAATAAGGGAAAAACGGTCATTGTAAACCTCTCAGGGAGGGGTGATAAGGACATGTTCATGGTCGCTGGTTTGCTGGGAGGTGATGATTTTGGTATCAGGAGTTAG
- a CDS encoding phosphoribosylanthranilate isomerase, whose amino-acid sequence MNSSHESLADVLVKICGIKRPEDAVMADKLGADLLGLIHIDRSPRNLSLEEMEDILSLIPTEKAVIVLEPSDPVEVVEVMERTGVERIQLHSLSTEDAKGIENVLNENGFNARITVAIPPEAGALDVLDSISCSCVLVDASSGGRTGGTGRMIPPELALRMLRLIGSRDSTVEVALAGGLGPSTVRLNHEYLRQFDCLDFNSGIETAPGIKDHALMVELMECMGRIGGDLQDPPGLQRGELS is encoded by the coding sequence TTGAACAGTTCGCATGAGTCCCTCGCCGATGTGCTTGTTAAGATATGCGGCATAAAAAGGCCAGAGGACGCCGTCATGGCAGATAAACTCGGCGCTGACCTCCTGGGACTCATACACATAGATAGATCCCCTAGAAACCTTTCCCTGGAGGAGATGGAGGATATCCTTTCACTCATACCCACCGAGAAGGCCGTAATCGTCCTTGAACCATCCGATCCAGTGGAGGTAGTTGAGGTGATGGAAAGGACAGGTGTGGAGAGAATCCAGCTCCACTCCCTCTCCACTGAGGATGCCAAGGGTATAGAGAATGTGCTCAATGAGAACGGGTTTAATGCCAGGATAACAGTCGCAATCCCACCTGAAGCCGGTGCACTGGATGTTCTTGACAGCATCTCATGTTCATGTGTTCTGGTGGATGCAAGCTCAGGTGGCAGGACAGGGGGAACAGGGAGGATGATTCCACCCGAACTGGCCCTCAGGATGCTCAGACTCATAGGGAGTCGTGACAGCACAGTTGAGGTGGCCCTTGCAGGGGGCCTCGGCCCATCCACTGTGAGGCTTAACCATGAATACCTCCGGCAATTTGATTGCCTGGACTTCAACTCAGGCATTGAGACTGCACCGGGGATAAAGGACCATGCACTGATGGTTGAACTCATGGAATGCATGGGAAGGATTGGTGGGGACCTTCAGGACCCGCCTGGATTACAGAGAGGTGAATTATCATGA
- a CDS encoding indole-3-glycerol-phosphate synthase, protein MIRDIIRSKKLEVKELMRKRPLSILKDDITVMDEPLSFQAALGGGRVSLICEYKRASPSLGTISGRGLEEMMEVYMDLADAVSIVTEGRYFNGSIDLLGQAAHYRIPLLMKDFLVDEYQIYQARASGASSVLLITGIFPDLESGIQKCRELSMEPLVECHTSLDIYRALEAGAEIIGVNNRDLETFDVDLERTRALAPLVPDELILVSESGVRGPEDAEILAGYGADALLTGTAPMSAQNPRELLEEILDAVSHCRDHRRRYRGDEFFEQFA, encoded by the coding sequence ATGATCAGGGATATTATAAGGTCAAAGAAACTCGAAGTTAAGGAACTCATGAGAAAAAGGCCCCTCAGCATCCTCAAGGATGATATAACAGTCATGGACGAGCCACTGAGCTTTCAGGCTGCACTTGGAGGAGGCAGAGTATCCCTCATATGCGAATACAAGAGGGCTTCACCATCCCTTGGCACGATATCCGGCAGGGGCCTTGAAGAGATGATGGAGGTATACATGGACCTTGCGGATGCAGTATCCATAGTAACCGAGGGCAGATACTTCAATGGTTCAATTGATCTTCTTGGCCAGGCAGCACATTACAGGATACCCCTCCTCATGAAGGACTTCCTGGTCGACGAATACCAGATCTACCAGGCAAGGGCATCGGGGGCATCCTCGGTTCTCCTCATCACAGGAATATTCCCTGACCTTGAGTCAGGGATTCAGAAATGCAGGGAGCTCTCAATGGAGCCGCTGGTTGAGTGTCACACCTCACTTGACATCTACAGGGCCCTTGAAGCCGGTGCAGAGATAATAGGTGTGAACAACAGGGACCTTGAAACCTTTGATGTGGACCTTGAACGAACCCGTGCACTGGCACCCCTGGTACCCGATGAACTTATACTCGTATCAGAGAGCGGTGTCAGGGGCCCCGAGGATGCTGAGATACTGGCAGGCTACGGTGCAGATGCTCTGCTCACTGGCACAGCACCCATGTCGGCCCAGAACCCGCGGGAACTCCTTGAAGAGATACTGGATGCAGTAAGCCACTGCAGAGACCATAGAAGAAGGTACAGGGGGGATGAGTTCTTTGAACAGTTCGCATGA
- a CDS encoding aminodeoxychorismate/anthranilate synthase component II: MILIIDNYDSFTHNLYQLAGEILRDEGMDEEIMVLRNDEARISDLRALDPERIIISPGPGNPSRRSDFGVCMDVIGEFIDRPLLGVCLGHQGIFHAFGGRVEPGEPVHGKIVEVFHDGSELFRDVPNPFRATRYHSLICRPEDTPGDIEVTAVTSDEIIMAIKHREYPIYGLQFHPESAGTPSGRTLIRNFLRM, from the coding sequence TTGATTCTGATAATTGATAACTATGACTCATTCACCCATAACCTCTACCAGCTTGCAGGGGAGATCCTCAGGGATGAGGGGATGGATGAGGAGATAATGGTTTTGAGGAACGATGAGGCCAGGATATCAGATCTTAGGGCCCTGGATCCGGAAAGGATAATCATATCCCCGGGCCCCGGTAACCCTTCAAGGAGGAGTGACTTCGGTGTCTGCATGGATGTGATAGGGGAATTCATTGACAGGCCCCTCCTCGGCGTATGCCTTGGACACCAGGGCATATTCCACGCCTTCGGTGGAAGGGTTGAACCCGGGGAACCGGTCCACGGGAAGATAGTTGAGGTATTCCATGATGGATCAGAACTCTTCAGGGACGTTCCAAACCCATTCAGGGCAACCAGGTACCATTCACTCATATGCAGACCCGAAGACACACCCGGGGATATAGAGGTAACTGCGGTGACATCAGATGAAATTATAATGGCCATAAAGCACAGAGAATATCCAATCTATGGGCTGCAGTTCCACCCGGAGTCAGCCGGAACCCCCAGCGGAAGAACCCTAATTAGAAACTTCCTCAGGATGTGA